From a single Fusobacterium ulcerans ATCC 49185 genomic region:
- a CDS encoding glycosyltransferase family 4 protein — translation MKEILFITNRLKKDNKSGGYLGSKRNLENIVTIFGKEKVDIYDVISKNIFSRIVSITFFNRLESSSLIIENKIIKKIEIENYNIIFLDNSGFGYLAEKIKKKFPEKKIIIFCHDINYCFFSSILIEYKKDKFNLKSFFRILKAKKEIFNAKINENKSFKNSDKIITLNSRDTKLLEKEYGYKSNAEIEVTLPIPKIEKELKKLFNSVEFNLLFVGTASLKPNLNGVEFFIKNVLEGVEADLYIVGKGMEKYKEKFEKLNKKVKVIGTVENLDNYYLDADAVIAPIFAGGGMKVKTGEALSYGKTIFGTIESFQGYEMDYDKVGGICNSSKEFIEKINNYIKYWKNNGMPKINKYTNEIFIEKYSYNSSIKKFKKLFEELEVKGNTNDNTI, via the coding sequence ATGAAAGAAATTTTATTTATAACGAATAGATTAAAAAAAGATAATAAAAGTGGAGGTTATTTAGGATCTAAAAGAAATTTAGAAAATATAGTAACTATTTTTGGAAAAGAAAAAGTTGATATCTATGATGTTATATCTAAAAATATTTTTTCAAGAATTGTGAGTATAACTTTTTTTAATAGATTAGAATCCAGTTCATTAATTATAGAAAATAAAATAATTAAGAAAATAGAAATAGAAAATTATAATATTATTTTTTTAGATAATAGTGGATTTGGTTATTTAGCAGAAAAAATTAAAAAAAAATTTCCTGAAAAGAAAATAATAATATTTTGCCATGATATTAATTATTGCTTTTTCTCTTCTATACTTATTGAATATAAAAAAGATAAATTTAATTTAAAAAGCTTTTTTAGAATATTAAAAGCTAAAAAAGAAATCTTTAATGCAAAAATAAATGAAAATAAATCTTTTAAAAATTCAGATAAGATTATAACTCTTAATAGCAGAGATACAAAATTATTAGAAAAAGAGTATGGGTATAAATCTAATGCAGAGATAGAAGTAACTTTACCTATACCTAAAATAGAAAAAGAATTAAAGAAATTATTTAATTCAGTAGAATTTAATTTACTTTTTGTGGGAACAGCAAGTTTAAAACCTAATTTAAATGGAGTAGAATTTTTTATAAAAAATGTTTTAGAAGGAGTAGAAGCAGATTTATATATTGTAGGCAAGGGAATGGAAAAATATAAAGAAAAATTTGAAAAATTAAATAAAAAAGTAAAAGTTATTGGAACAGTTGAAAATTTAGATAATTACTATTTAGATGCTGATGCAGTAATAGCTCCTATTTTTGCTGGAGGAGGGATGAAAGTAAAAACTGGAGAAGCGCTATCTTATGGAAAAACTATCTTTGGAACTATAGAATCCTTTCAAGGTTATGAAATGGATTATGACAAAGTTGGCGGTATTTGTAATTCTTCAAAAGAATTTATAGAAAAAATAAATAATTATATAAAATATTGGAAAAATAATGGAATGCCTAAAATAAATAAATATACAAATGAAATTTTTATAGAAAAATATAGCTATAATTCTTCAATAAAAAAATTTAAAAAATTATTTGAAGAACTAGAAGTGAAAGGAAATACAAATGATAATACGATCTAA
- the rfbD gene encoding dTDP-4-dehydrorhamnose reductase — protein sequence MSKFKKIETGIAGLYILEPTVFGDERGFFLETYSKKEFEEIGIFDEFVQDNHSKSKKGVLRGLHFQTKHSQGKLVRVIKGSVYDVAVDIRKDSSTYGKWYGVELSAENKKMFFIPKGFAHGFLTLEDETEFQYKCTDFYVPQYDSGIIWNDKDININWNFEKYGLKEEDIVLSEKDKKHQSFKEYTEKYIGENVLLTGADGQLGQDFQKLFDKSGIKYTATDYKELDVTNKEKVKEFVNSNNFTMIINCAAYNNVDKAEEEPEKCYALNSHGPKYLAEICKEKNIVFVTYSTDFVFDGEKEIPYIEEDIPNPLSIYSKAKLEGERYSLEYEKSFVIRTSWVFGMGNNNFCKQVINWSKGKDKLRIVDDQISSPTYSKDLAEYSWKLVQTDKYGLYNLSNDGEASKFEQAQYILKKIGWSGILERAKTMDFPLPAKRTEYSKLDSSKLERVIDKKIPHWKSGIDRFLEEMKKKGEM from the coding sequence ATGAGTAAATTTAAAAAGATAGAAACAGGAATAGCAGGCTTATACATATTAGAACCAACAGTATTTGGAGATGAAAGAGGATTTTTTTTGGAAACATACAGTAAAAAAGAATTTGAAGAAATAGGGATATTTGATGAATTTGTACAAGATAATCATTCTAAATCTAAAAAAGGAGTGCTAAGAGGGCTTCATTTTCAAACTAAACATTCTCAAGGGAAACTTGTAAGAGTAATAAAAGGTTCTGTATATGATGTAGCTGTAGATATTAGAAAAGACAGCAGTACATATGGAAAATGGTATGGGGTAGAATTAAGTGCAGAAAATAAGAAAATGTTTTTTATACCAAAAGGATTTGCTCATGGATTTCTTACTTTAGAAGATGAAACAGAATTTCAATATAAGTGTACAGATTTTTATGTGCCTCAATATGATTCAGGAATAATATGGAATGATAAAGATATAAATATCAATTGGAATTTTGAAAAATATGGATTAAAAGAAGAGGATATAGTTTTATCAGAAAAAGATAAAAAACATCAATCTTTTAAGGAGTACACAGAAAAATATATTGGAGAAAATGTATTGCTTACAGGAGCAGATGGACAGCTAGGTCAGGACTTTCAAAAGCTTTTTGATAAATCAGGGATAAAATACACAGCTACTGACTATAAAGAATTAGATGTAACTAATAAAGAGAAAGTAAAAGAATTTGTAAATAGCAATAATTTTACAATGATAATAAACTGTGCAGCATATAATAATGTGGATAAGGCAGAAGAGGAACCAGAAAAATGCTATGCTTTAAATTCTCATGGTCCTAAGTATCTGGCAGAGATATGTAAAGAAAAAAATATAGTATTTGTAACATATTCAACAGACTTTGTATTTGATGGAGAGAAGGAAATACCATATATAGAAGAAGATATTCCAAATCCATTATCAATATATTCAAAAGCAAAGCTAGAGGGGGAAAGATATTCTCTGGAATATGAAAAAAGTTTTGTAATAAGAACATCATGGGTATTTGGAATGGGGAATAATAATTTCTGCAAACAGGTAATAAATTGGAGCAAAGGAAAAGATAAATTAAGAATAGTAGATGATCAAATATCCTCTCCAACATATTCAAAGGATTTGGCAGAATATTCATGGAAACTTGTTCAGACAGATAAATATGGATTGTACAATCTATCAAATGATGGAGAAGCATCAAAATTTGAACAAGCCCAATATATATTAAAGAAAATAGGATGGAGTGGAATATTGGAAAGAGCAAAGACAATGGATTTTCCTCTACCAGCAAAGAGGACGGAATATTCTAAATTAGACAGCAGTAAACTCGAAAGAGTAATTGATAAAAAAATACCACATTGGAAAAGTGGAATAGATAGATTTTTAGAAGAAATGAAAAAAAAGGGAGAAATGTAG
- a CDS encoding glycosyltransferase — translation MEKTKVSVLMSIYSKEKAEYFRKSLNSILEQTYLPDEIVLVKDGPLTEELEQVIKEYKNKINMKTVPLEKNKGLGLALREGVLNCSNEIIIRMDTDDIMHPKKIFEQVKIFTEKKDLILVGTNGYDFDKDKNDIISERILPEKNEEILKFSKRRCPFIHAGIGFKKSYVIKAGNYHDCFWFEDYDLFLRMLKLGKGYNIQENLLYIRSNLDVYDRRGGISYIKNEIKALTKFYKEGYMNTYYYLTNIVIRSGVRICGNRLRKIIYKNFLRKELKKR, via the coding sequence ATGGAGAAAACAAAAGTATCAGTTTTGATGTCAATATACTCTAAAGAAAAAGCTGAGTATTTTAGAAAAAGTTTGAATAGTATATTGGAGCAAACTTATTTGCCAGATGAAATAGTTTTGGTAAAAGATGGGCCTTTAACAGAGGAATTAGAACAAGTAATAAAAGAGTATAAAAATAAGATAAACATGAAAACAGTTCCTTTAGAAAAAAATAAAGGATTAGGACTAGCATTAAGAGAAGGAGTACTAAATTGTTCAAATGAAATAATAATAAGAATGGATACAGATGATATTATGCATCCTAAGAAAATATTTGAACAAGTAAAAATTTTTACTGAAAAAAAAGATTTAATCTTAGTTGGAACTAATGGATATGATTTTGATAAAGATAAAAATGATATTATTTCAGAAAGAATTTTACCTGAAAAGAATGAAGAAATTTTAAAATTTTCAAAAAGAAGATGTCCATTTATACATGCAGGAATAGGTTTTAAAAAAAGTTATGTAATAAAAGCAGGAAATTATCATGATTGTTTTTGGTTTGAAGATTATGATTTATTTTTAAGAATGTTGAAGTTAGGCAAAGGATATAATATTCAAGAAAATTTACTTTACATAAGGAGTAATTTGGATGTTTATGACAGAAGAGGAGGGATTTCATATATCAAAAATGAAATAAAAGCTTTAACAAAGTTTTATAAAGAAGGATATATGAATACTTATTATTATCTAACAAATATTGTAATTAGATCAGGGGTAAGAATTTGTGGAAATAGGCTAAGAAAAATAATTTATAAAAACTTTCTAAGAAAAGAGTTAAAAAAGAGGTGA
- a CDS encoding glycoside hydrolase family 99-like domain-containing protein gives MKIITYYLPQFHEIEENNLWWGKGFTEWTNVKNGKKLFKGHSQPLKPLNNNYYNLLNKETVEWQSKLGNEYGIYGFCYYHYWFKGRKILEKPAENLLEWKEIKQNFCFCWANHSWKKTWNGLNEILIKQEYGEEEDWQEHFNYLAPFFLDKRYIKIDEKPVFIIYQSEDILKFDEMIDFFNKACKKIGYSGIYIIESKNNLKNSNFFSPKSSAMVLREPNCCLSKRNIFQKVIQRLKNNFSKNYLYFVQKYKYEEFLKKSIDISSKFLNKKIYPGIFTGWDNTSRHGKRGYVIEQNTPELFKKYLLEQKKIMKEKNVDYIFLNAWNEWAEGMYLEPDEKFKYGYLEVIKEVMETEV, from the coding sequence ATGAAGATAATAACATACTATCTGCCACAATTTCATGAAATTGAAGAAAATAATCTTTGGTGGGGAAAAGGTTTTACAGAATGGACAAATGTAAAAAATGGGAAAAAATTATTTAAAGGGCATAGTCAACCATTAAAACCATTAAATAATAATTATTATAATTTGCTAAATAAAGAAACAGTAGAATGGCAGAGTAAACTAGGAAATGAATATGGAATATATGGATTTTGTTATTATCACTATTGGTTTAAAGGAAGAAAAATATTAGAGAAACCAGCAGAAAATTTACTTGAATGGAAAGAAATAAAGCAAAATTTCTGTTTTTGTTGGGCTAATCATTCTTGGAAAAAAACTTGGAATGGATTAAATGAAATCCTTATAAAACAGGAGTATGGAGAAGAAGAAGATTGGCAAGAACACTTTAATTATTTGGCTCCATTTTTTTTAGATAAAAGATATATAAAAATAGATGAAAAACCAGTATTTATAATATACCAATCAGAAGATATTTTAAAGTTTGATGAAATGATAGATTTTTTTAATAAAGCATGTAAAAAAATAGGTTATTCAGGAATTTATATAATAGAGTCAAAAAATAATCTAAAAAATTCAAATTTTTTTTCACCTAAAAGTTCTGCAATGGTGTTAAGGGAACCTAATTGTTGTCTCAGTAAAAGAAATATTTTTCAAAAAGTTATTCAAAGATTAAAAAATAATTTTTCAAAAAATTATTTATACTTTGTCCAAAAATATAAATATGAAGAGTTTTTAAAAAAGAGTATAGACATATCTAGCAAATTTTTAAATAAAAAAATATATCCAGGAATATTTACTGGCTGGGATAATACTTCAAGACATGGGAAGAGGGGATATGTGATTGAGCAAAATACACCAGAGTTATTTAAAAAATATTTATTGGAACAAAAAAAAATAATGAAAGAAAAAAATGTAGACTATATTTTTTTGAATGCATGGAATGAATGGGCTGAAGGAATGTATCTAGAACCTGATGAAAAATTTAAATATGGCTATTTAGAAGTTATAAAAGAAGTTATGGAAACAGAGGTATGA
- a CDS encoding sugar transferase, protein MKRQSSKILMIVLQFIFYFLINKIFKVPDRIMYNTFFIYLALNLTKNMYSFKTILIWEELKKQLFVHTEYLIVMLINDAAFWGSKYIPVHLIVGITFTFFNLIIIKIIRNIFRKSLEKRLLIIGVGNTARELTHVIKENNFTMYNLLGYISANSLEGVNQSIRVEEEKILGNCSDIERVIEENNINEVIIALPLADNKQMSEIINRLDGKVNKIKFTPELNGTYTFNSNIEDYDGIMLVSSYNGMNRRTNKFLKRSFDIATGIAGCIVLGILYLIYAPKIKKDGGKAMFFHTRIGQYLKTFKMYKFRTMYADAEKRLEEMLSKDEKLKEEYYKNFKLKDDPRITEVGKFLRKTSLDEFPQFINVIKGEMSFVGPRPVVQKEVDLYYGEENSKKIFAVKPGITGMWQANGRSDVENYDERIALDLYYIRNWSLWLDIIITVKTIKNVIGKKGAY, encoded by the coding sequence GTGAAAAGACAGAGTTCAAAGATTTTAATGATAGTATTACAATTCATATTCTATTTTTTAATAAATAAAATATTTAAAGTTCCAGATAGAATTATGTACAACACTTTCTTTATCTATCTTGCATTAAATCTTACTAAGAATATGTATTCCTTTAAAACTATACTTATATGGGAAGAACTGAAAAAACAACTTTTTGTTCATACAGAATATCTCATAGTAATGCTGATAAATGATGCAGCATTCTGGGGAAGTAAGTATATACCAGTTCATCTGATAGTGGGAATAACATTTACCTTCTTTAACTTAATCATAATAAAAATTATAAGAAATATATTTAGAAAATCATTGGAAAAAAGGCTTCTTATTATAGGAGTAGGAAATACAGCTAGAGAATTAACTCATGTAATAAAAGAAAATAATTTTACAATGTACAACTTACTGGGATATATATCAGCTAATTCTTTAGAGGGAGTTAATCAAAGTATAAGAGTAGAAGAAGAAAAGATACTTGGAAACTGCAGTGATATAGAAAGAGTAATAGAAGAGAATAATATAAATGAAGTAATAATAGCACTGCCATTAGCAGATAACAAGCAGATGTCAGAGATAATAAATAGATTGGATGGAAAAGTAAATAAGATAAAATTCACACCAGAATTAAATGGAACATATACTTTTAATTCAAATATAGAAGACTATGATGGAATAATGCTTGTATCTTCATACAATGGAATGAATAGAAGAACAAATAAATTTCTAAAAAGAAGCTTTGATATAGCTACAGGAATAGCTGGATGCATAGTGCTAGGAATACTTTATCTGATATATGCTCCAAAGATAAAAAAGGATGGTGGAAAAGCAATGTTTTTTCACACAAGAATAGGTCAGTATTTAAAAACTTTTAAAATGTATAAGTTTAGAACTATGTATGCAGATGCAGAGAAAAGGCTAGAAGAGATGTTGTCTAAAGATGAAAAACTCAAAGAAGAATATTATAAGAATTTTAAACTTAAAGATGATCCAAGAATAACAGAGGTAGGAAAATTTTTAAGAAAGACATCATTAGATGAATTTCCACAATTTATAAATGTAATAAAGGGAGAAATGTCATTTGTGGGTCCAAGACCAGTAGTACAAAAAGAAGTAGATTTATATTATGGAGAAGAAAATAGTAAAAAAATATTTGCAGTAAAACCAGGAATAACAGGAATGTGGCAGGCAAATGGAAGGTCAGATGTAGAGAACTATGATGAAAGAATAGCATTGGATCTCTACTATATAAGAAACTGGTCATTGTGGCTGGACATAATAATAACAGTGAAAACAATAAAGAATGTTATCGGAAAAAAGGGGGCATATTGA
- a CDS encoding nucleotidyltransferase family protein gives MEAIVLAGGFGTRLKEVVSDVPKPMAPVNGKPFLEYLIKDLGEKGIRHIILAVGYKKKIIKEYFKNRYESIEITYSEELTPLGTGGAIKKALKLAKEEDVFIVNGDTFFDIDLKRMKEFHTENKSILTVTVKEMENFDRYGSLIIKGNKIIEFEEKKKKAKGKINGGIYLIKKDLLNRVEKENFSFEKEVLEDKKIEKYSYESEGYFIDIGIPEDYFKIRKQFEVV, from the coding sequence TTGGAAGCTATAGTACTAGCTGGAGGTTTTGGAACAAGATTAAAAGAAGTGGTATCAGATGTTCCTAAACCGATGGCTCCAGTAAATGGAAAGCCTTTCTTAGAATATTTAATAAAAGATTTAGGAGAAAAAGGAATAAGACATATTATTTTAGCGGTTGGTTATAAAAAGAAAATAATAAAAGAATATTTTAAAAATAGATATGAAAGTATTGAAATAACATATTCAGAAGAATTAACTCCTCTAGGAACAGGAGGAGCTATAAAAAAAGCTTTAAAGTTAGCTAAAGAAGAAGATGTTTTTATAGTTAATGGAGATACTTTCTTTGATATTGATTTAAAAAGAATGAAAGAATTTCACACTGAAAATAAAAGTATCTTAACAGTTACAGTAAAAGAAATGGAAAATTTTGATAGATATGGCTCTTTAATAATAAAAGGAAATAAAATAATAGAATTTGAAGAAAAAAAGAAGAAAGCTAAAGGAAAAATAAATGGAGGAATATATCTAATAAAAAAAGATTTATTGAATAGAGTGGAGAAAGAAAATTTTTCATTTGAAAAAGAGGTATTAGAAGATAAAAAAATAGAAAAGTATTCGTATGAAAGTGAAGGTTATTTTATAGATATAGGAATACCAGAAGATTATTTTAAAATAAGAAAGCAATTTGAAGTAGTTTAA
- a CDS encoding dehydrogenase, translated as MIIRSKAPLRLGLAGGGTDVSPYCDEYGGVVLNVTVDMYAYCTIEPTADNRIIFNSADRHEIFEGESKDYLEIDNNLLLHKGVYNKIVKRYNDGKPLSFKMTTYSDAPAGSGLGSSSTMVVAIIKAYMEWLNLPLGEYDIANLAYEIERIDLNLSGGKQDQFSATFGGFNFMEFYSENRVIVNPLRLKKWIKNEIESSLILYYTGTSRESAKIIDEQIKNVKEKSEKSLEGMHELKESAIEMKNAILRGDFKRFAECLKNGWISKKKMSNAISNNFINETYDFIMNNGGKAAKVSGAGGGGFMMILCDPKERYALIEKLRRKEGKVILAQFSEKGAQAWTLYE; from the coding sequence ATGATAATACGATCTAAAGCACCTTTAAGATTAGGACTTGCTGGAGGAGGAACAGATGTATCTCCATATTGTGATGAATATGGAGGAGTTGTGCTTAATGTTACAGTAGATATGTATGCCTATTGTACTATTGAGCCTACTGCTGATAATAGGATAATTTTTAATTCAGCTGATAGACATGAAATATTTGAAGGAGAGAGTAAGGATTATTTAGAAATAGATAATAATCTTTTGCTTCATAAAGGAGTCTATAATAAAATCGTTAAAAGGTACAATGATGGGAAACCATTATCTTTTAAAATGACAACTTATTCAGATGCTCCAGCAGGTTCAGGTTTAGGCTCTTCTTCAACAATGGTAGTAGCTATAATAAAAGCATATATGGAATGGTTAAATTTACCATTAGGGGAATATGATATAGCTAATTTGGCATATGAGATAGAAAGAATAGATTTGAATTTAAGTGGAGGGAAACAAGACCAATTTTCTGCTACATTTGGTGGATTTAACTTTATGGAATTTTATTCAGAAAATAGAGTGATAGTAAATCCATTAAGATTGAAAAAATGGATAAAAAATGAGATAGAAAGTTCACTTATTCTATATTATACAGGAACTTCAAGAGAATCTGCAAAAATAATTGATGAGCAAATCAAAAATGTAAAAGAAAAGTCTGAAAAAAGTTTAGAAGGAATGCATGAATTAAAGGAATCAGCCATTGAGATGAAAAATGCAATTTTAAGAGGTGACTTCAAAAGGTTTGCTGAGTGTCTAAAAAATGGATGGATATCTAAAAAGAAAATGTCAAATGCAATTTCTAATAATTTTATAAATGAAACTTATGATTTTATAATGAATAATGGTGGAAAAGCAGCTAAAGTATCAGGAGCAGGTGGAGGGGGTTTTATGATGATACTTTGTGATCCAAAAGAAAGATATGCTCTAATAGAAAAATTAAGAAGAAAAGAAGGGAAAGTTATATTGGCACAATTTTCAGAAAAAGGGGCACAGGCTTGGACTTTATATGAATAA
- the rfbA gene encoding glucose-1-phosphate thymidylyltransferase RfbA yields the protein MKGIILAGGSGTRLYPITKSISKQITPIYDKPMIYYPLSVLMLAGIKDILIISTPRDLPMFEELLQTGIDFGISLSYAVQEQPNGLAEAFLIGEDFIGNDSCALVLGDNIFYGHGFTGMLKEAEAKKKGATIFGYYVQNPRDFGVVEFDENNRAISLEEKPENPKSNYVVPGLYFYDNTVVEKAKKVKPSKRGELEITTLNEMYLNEGTLNVTSLGRGMAWLDTGTHEALLEAANYVKTIQSRQGVMVACLEEIAYRNGWITKEKVCELAKPLLKSKYGEYLMDLIK from the coding sequence ATGAAAGGAATAATATTAGCAGGAGGAAGTGGAACAAGACTTTATCCAATAACAAAATCAATATCTAAACAAATAACACCAATATATGATAAACCAATGATATATTATCCTTTATCAGTTTTAATGTTAGCTGGAATAAAAGATATTTTAATTATCTCTACTCCAAGAGATCTTCCTATGTTTGAAGAGTTATTACAGACTGGGATTGATTTCGGCATATCTCTAAGTTATGCAGTACAGGAACAACCTAATGGCTTAGCAGAAGCGTTTTTGATAGGAGAAGACTTCATTGGAAATGATTCATGTGCTTTAGTCCTTGGAGATAATATATTCTATGGGCATGGATTTACAGGGATGTTAAAAGAAGCTGAAGCAAAGAAAAAAGGAGCAACAATATTTGGATATTATGTACAAAATCCTAGAGATTTTGGAGTAGTAGAATTTGATGAAAATAATAGAGCAATATCATTAGAGGAAAAACCAGAGAATCCAAAATCTAATTATGTAGTACCTGGATTGTATTTTTATGATAATACAGTAGTAGAAAAAGCTAAGAAAGTAAAACCTTCAAAAAGAGGAGAACTTGAAATAACAACACTAAATGAAATGTATCTTAATGAGGGAACTCTAAATGTAACAAGTCTAGGAAGAGGAATGGCATGGCTTGATACAGGAACGCATGAAGCTTTGTTAGAAGCAGCAAACTATGTAAAAACTATTCAAAGCAGACAAGGAGTAATGGTAGCCTGTCTTGAAGAAATTGCATATAGAAATGGATGGATAACAAAAGAAAAAGTATGTGAACTAGCAAAGCCACTGCTTAAATCTAAATATGGAGAATATTTGATGGATCTCATCAAATAG
- a CDS encoding EpsG family protein has protein sequence MEYICLYFLVIIIGIIYLNKNNINIIRLIFLILILFSGCRYYIGVDYPMYMKIFFFIKNNINDYEVLRLEKGYYFLVKFIVSINGTQQLTFLVIAFFTNYLIYKNIKKESSDILMSTLIYFLVGAYYSAGFNLIRQVMAISIFFYSIIFIKQKKIIKYFLFIIVGSLFHKSCIVLLPLYWILNLKYNRFIKIILISITVNFNFLLPKAYEILGYGQYTILEYEATTSFITLSLFFILALLIEIFSNRIFLDNVSKNINFFTILLVLSIFLNEKNFPTMNQVFIRMSSYFTFYYIILIPQLLGYLTKKYSKVIKFLFFICISILYFKTFLLQLPTYKYNFILFEF, from the coding sequence ATGGAATACATATGTTTATATTTCTTGGTAATTATTATTGGAATAATATATTTAAATAAAAATAATATAAATATAATAAGATTAATATTTTTAATATTAATTTTATTTTCTGGATGTAGGTACTATATTGGAGTAGATTATCCAATGTATATGAAAATATTTTTCTTTATAAAAAATAATATTAATGATTATGAAGTTTTAAGATTAGAAAAAGGTTATTATTTTTTAGTAAAATTTATTGTCAGTATAAATGGGACACAACAATTAACTTTTTTAGTAATAGCTTTTTTTACAAATTATTTAATATATAAAAATATAAAAAAAGAATCAAGTGATATATTGATGTCTACGCTTATCTATTTTTTAGTAGGAGCTTATTATTCAGCAGGATTTAATTTGATTAGGCAAGTTATGGCAATTAGTATATTTTTTTATTCGATTATTTTTATAAAACAGAAAAAAATAATAAAATATTTTTTATTTATAATTGTAGGAAGTTTATTCCATAAAAGTTGTATTGTATTATTGCCATTATATTGGATATTAAATTTAAAATATAATAGATTTATAAAAATTATTTTAATTTCTATTACAGTAAATTTTAATTTTTTGTTACCTAAAGCTTATGAAATACTAGGTTATGGACAATATACAATATTAGAATATGAAGCAACAACAAGTTTTATAACTTTATCATTGTTTTTTATTTTAGCATTATTAATAGAAATTTTTTCAAATAGAATTTTTTTAGATAATGTAAGTAAAAATATAAATTTTTTTACAATACTTTTAGTTTTAAGTATTTTTCTTAATGAAAAAAATTTCCCTACAATGAATCAAGTGTTTATACGAATGAGTTCGTATTTTACTTTTTATTATATTATTCTAATTCCACAATTATTAGGGTATTTGACAAAAAAATATTCTAAAGTAATTAAATTTCTATTTTTTATTTGTATTTCAATTTTATATTTTAAAACCTTTTTATTACAGCTTCCAACTTATAAATATAATTTTATTTTGTTTGAGTTTTAA
- a CDS encoding D-sedoheptulose-7-phosphate isomerase, translating into MKKSTNILIENLIIRFPKLSNCKVEIENSILEIVNCYKNKGKLLICGNGGSASDSLHIVGELMKSFVLPRKLENKYIDKIKNTFPQEAEYFINNLQSSLPAIALVSEISLITAYSNDNNSELVFAQQVLGYGNEGDILIAISTSGNSKNVIYASQISKIKGMKIISLTGKFGGKLKDISDININVEEEETYIIQEYHLPIYHTLCLGVENEMFGEE; encoded by the coding sequence TTGAAAAAATCTACAAATATATTAATAGAGAATTTAATTATAAGATTTCCTAAATTATCTAATTGTAAGGTAGAAATAGAGAATTCAATATTAGAGATAGTAAATTGCTATAAAAATAAAGGGAAATTGCTAATTTGTGGCAACGGTGGAAGTGCTTCAGATTCTTTACATATAGTAGGAGAACTCATGAAAAGCTTTGTTCTTCCAAGAAAATTAGAAAATAAATATATAGATAAAATTAAAAATACATTTCCACAAGAAGCAGAATATTTTATAAATAACTTACAGAGCTCATTACCTGCAATAGCTTTGGTAAGTGAAATTTCATTGATAACAGCTTATAGCAATGATAATAATTCTGAACTTGTTTTTGCTCAACAGGTATTAGGTTATGGGAATGAAGGAGATATATTAATAGCTATAAGTACATCAGGAAATTCAAAAAATGTTATTTATGCTTCGCAAATATCTAAAATTAAAGGGATGAAAATAATTTCATTGACAGGAAAGTTTGGTGGAAAATTAAAAGATATATCAGATATAAATATAAATGTTGAAGAAGAGGAAACATATATTATTCAAGAATATCATTTGCCGATTTACCATACTCTATGTTTAGGAGTAGAAAATGAAATGTTTGGGGAGGAATAA